A genomic region of bacterium contains the following coding sequences:
- a CDS encoding aminotransferase class I/II-fold pyridoxal phosphate-dependent enzyme, with the protein MISKILVTGGAGYIGVPLVEELLEQGYIVHVLDKFLYGDAALNHLADNPRLRIIEGDICNEQDVAHAAAGVDALVALAGIDGEAACQVNPDAALQINYYAQEMLLKACRKQGARRVLFCSSCVLLGHGELYALINEEPLFNKNSLYAHLLASCERLYLRQNDLCPVILRLPELYGLSPRMRFDLELNRLAALAGRSRNPVQTPLLDGTPMVHVRDAAHAIVLAVAAPEAKVKDQIFNTGSDGLLFSRARMEEALNPAADPAPDRVMPDQAGILPSFAKIKRVLDFAATRTLPQGIREIADYCQAHSIDITVEPYHNEKAWQIINRKRFLPFAVPDVDENEKREILHTIDSGWLSTGPKTKAFEKALEEYFQVDGLHCIPVSSCTAGLHVQLLAYDIGPGDEVITTPLTFCATVHTILQTGAKPVLVDIDPVNYNLDIDAIEEKITARTKAIVPVYYAGNALDYDKLSALAEKHHLLVLADAAHAMGAEYKGKKLGTIEDAASFSFYATKNMTTGEGGLLTTRNEAAARRMRKIHYFGMDKDAWKRYSDSGSWFYEISEFGFKYNFTDIQAAFGLHQLKKVDQFNRLRNELCALYDAAFAGYDELIIPATFPEGFSTRHLYPLLIRSEKLAIDRNTFIKRLSEARIGTSVHFVPIPYHSYFQKVLGCKPGDFPHTDWFYAREISLPMYTKLTTEDIRRVITAVEEIVQSARN; encoded by the coding sequence ATGATCAGCAAAATTCTTGTGACCGGCGGTGCCGGTTATATCGGCGTCCCTCTCGTTGAGGAGCTGCTGGAACAGGGGTATATCGTCCACGTTCTGGACAAGTTCCTGTACGGCGACGCGGCGCTCAATCACCTGGCGGATAATCCCCGGCTGCGTATTATCGAGGGCGACATCTGCAATGAACAGGATGTGGCGCACGCCGCTGCCGGCGTCGATGCCCTGGTTGCACTTGCCGGCATTGACGGTGAGGCGGCCTGCCAAGTTAATCCGGACGCAGCGCTGCAGATCAATTACTATGCTCAGGAGATGCTCCTCAAAGCATGCCGGAAGCAGGGGGCCCGCCGCGTTCTCTTTTGTTCCTCCTGTGTCTTGCTCGGCCATGGGGAGCTGTACGCTCTCATCAACGAGGAGCCGCTCTTTAATAAGAATTCGCTCTATGCGCACTTGCTGGCGAGTTGTGAACGCCTCTATCTGCGACAGAACGATTTGTGTCCGGTCATTTTGCGCCTCCCCGAACTCTACGGCCTCTCTCCGCGGATGCGGTTCGATCTCGAACTCAACCGGCTTGCAGCCCTGGCCGGCCGCAGCAGGAATCCGGTGCAAACGCCGCTTCTGGACGGCACGCCGATGGTGCATGTGCGCGATGCAGCCCATGCCATTGTCCTGGCCGTGGCGGCGCCTGAAGCGAAGGTGAAGGACCAGATCTTCAATACCGGCAGCGATGGCCTCCTGTTCTCCCGCGCCCGTATGGAGGAGGCGCTCAATCCGGCTGCAGATCCAGCGCCAGACCGGGTGATGCCGGATCAGGCCGGGATCCTGCCCTCCTTTGCGAAAATAAAACGGGTGCTCGATTTCGCAGCCACACGCACCCTGCCGCAGGGGATCCGGGAAATCGCCGATTATTGTCAGGCCCATTCGATCGATATCACGGTGGAACCGTATCATAATGAAAAAGCATGGCAGATCATCAACCGTAAACGCTTTTTGCCCTTTGCCGTGCCCGATGTCGATGAAAATGAAAAGCGGGAGATCCTGCACACGATTGACAGCGGTTGGCTCTCGACGGGCCCAAAGACCAAGGCCTTCGAGAAGGCCCTGGAGGAGTATTTTCAGGTCGATGGGTTGCATTGCATCCCCGTCAGCTCCTGCACCGCCGGATTGCACGTACAATTGCTGGCCTACGATATTGGCCCTGGTGACGAAGTTATCACCACACCGCTGACCTTTTGTGCCACGGTGCATACCATCTTGCAGACCGGCGCCAAACCCGTCCTGGTGGACATCGATCCGGTCAATTATAATCTGGATATCGATGCGATCGAGGAGAAAATAACAGCCCGCACCAAAGCAATTGTCCCGGTCTACTATGCCGGCAATGCCCTGGATTACGACAAGCTCAGCGCATTGGCTGAAAAGCATCATCTGCTGGTGCTCGCCGACGCCGCTCATGCCATGGGAGCAGAATACAAAGGCAAAAAGCTGGGGACGATCGAGGATGCGGCCTCTTTCAGTTTTTATGCCACCAAAAACATGACCACCGGCGAAGGGGGGCTGCTCACGACCCGCAATGAAGCGGCGGCCCGGCGCATGCGTAAAATCCATTACTTTGGCATGGACAAGGATGCCTGGAAACGCTACTCGGATTCCGGCAGCTGGTTTTATGAGATTTCAGAGTTTGGCTTCAAATACAACTTTACTGATATTCAGGCAGCCTTCGGCCTGCACCAGTTGAAAAAAGTGGACCAGTTCAACCGGCTGCGCAACGAGCTTTGCGCACTCTACGATGCGGCGTTTGCAGGGTATGATGAATTGATCATTCCGGCGACGTTTCCGGAAGGATTTTCCACCCGGCATCTCTATCCCCTGCTGATCCGCAGCGAAAAGCTGGCAATCGACCGCAATACCTTCATCAAACGGCTGAGCGAGGCGCGCATCGGCACTTCCGTCCACTTTGTGCCAATCCCCTATCACTCCTATTTTCAAAAGGTACTGGGATGCAAGCCCGGCGATTTTCCCCATACCGATTGGTTCTATGCGCGGGAGATCTCGTTGCCCATGTACACAAAATTAACGACGGAGGATATACGGAGGGTCATCACCGCGGTCGAAGAGATTGTGCAATCCGCTCGGAACTAG
- a CDS encoding N-acetylmuramoyl-L-alanine amidase, whose product MMRQTLLCIGLFLAGLAAAARAQEGAVPFAWRDDIGDTTQLAAVHLLAKSVWPARVTINGDSCHLYRTGIFFKKVTLQPGINRVEATVQPAGGETQRFVRTLLRTRPVERPALPLWIDSTSVLPAESRLLQKGDRVRLGFIGAKGHKAWVELKPAKLRLYLRSTDFSDYSRYETDLPLARLPEGQEQSLHFTLRNTTHGQKKSTLRLTASATLKVQAADTFPLLIVRREGALLNQSLGSVRLGPPVIAELPQGVVLTSSGRIGESWRIRLDDHDEGYIASEDVESLPEPALAPFYYLTTLSAAPGSGADVITIPWLQPVPFALFPDPAANALHIRLYGVRSASTWITHRENLRMADHLTWEQRAPETYEITVHLQRPQLWGYTLRPTGAALELRLKYPPAATLKVAIEAGHGGSNLGAVGLSGLEEKEVNLDVARRLEQLCRAAGMQVVQVREADLDMSLAEKKSKIEASDADLLVCIHANSGGTANGYLGANGTSTYYNNPFWGGFARMVYRRLLELPLQEFGCVGSFNYRIIRMTSRPAILVELAFMSHAEDEEKLFAAEFRQQLAEKILAGIGDFAAINGR is encoded by the coding sequence ATGATGCGGCAGACACTGCTTTGTATCGGACTTTTTCTTGCGGGGCTGGCGGCTGCCGCCCGCGCCCAGGAGGGCGCCGTGCCTTTCGCCTGGCGTGATGATATCGGCGACACCACCCAGCTGGCTGCGGTTCATCTTCTCGCCAAATCGGTCTGGCCGGCCCGGGTTACCATCAATGGCGATTCCTGTCACCTCTACCGCACCGGCATCTTTTTTAAGAAAGTGACGCTGCAGCCGGGGATTAACCGGGTGGAAGCGACCGTGCAGCCCGCAGGCGGCGAGACCCAGCGGTTTGTGCGTACCCTGCTGCGCACCAGGCCGGTGGAGCGCCCGGCGCTGCCGCTGTGGATTGACTCAACATCGGTACTGCCCGCAGAATCACGGCTGCTGCAGAAAGGCGACCGGGTGCGCCTGGGCTTTATCGGCGCAAAAGGCCACAAGGCCTGGGTTGAGCTCAAGCCGGCCAAACTGCGCCTCTACCTGCGCAGCACCGATTTTTCTGACTATTCCCGTTACGAAACCGATCTGCCGCTCGCCCGCTTGCCGGAAGGCCAGGAGCAATCCCTGCACTTTACACTCAGGAACACGACGCACGGGCAGAAAAAGAGCACGCTGCGCCTGACCGCTTCAGCGACGCTCAAGGTGCAGGCGGCTGACACCTTCCCGCTGCTCATTGTGCGCAGGGAAGGCGCCCTGCTCAACCAGAGTCTGGGCAGCGTCCGTCTCGGTCCTCCAGTCATCGCCGAACTGCCGCAGGGTGTTGTGCTCACCAGCAGCGGCCGCATCGGCGAATCCTGGCGGATCCGGCTCGATGACCACGACGAGGGCTATATCGCTTCTGAGGATGTGGAATCCCTGCCTGAACCGGCCCTCGCCCCCTTCTATTATCTCACCACCCTGAGCGCCGCGCCCGGGTCTGGTGCCGACGTGATCACCATCCCCTGGCTGCAACCGGTTCCCTTCGCCCTCTTTCCCGATCCCGCCGCGAACGCCTTGCACATCCGCCTCTATGGGGTCCGCAGTGCCAGCACCTGGATCACCCATCGCGAGAATCTCAGGATGGCCGATCACCTCACCTGGGAGCAGCGCGCCCCGGAAACCTACGAGATCACCGTGCACCTGCAAAGACCGCAACTCTGGGGCTATACTCTGCGGCCGACCGGTGCAGCCCTGGAACTGCGGCTCAAATATCCTCCGGCCGCAACCCTGAAAGTCGCCATCGAGGCCGGCCATGGCGGCAGCAACCTCGGAGCAGTCGGCCTCTCGGGCCTGGAAGAAAAAGAGGTCAATCTGGATGTGGCCCGACGGCTGGAGCAGCTGTGCCGGGCTGCCGGGATGCAGGTCGTGCAGGTGCGCGAAGCGGACCTTGACATGAGCCTGGCGGAGAAAAAGAGCAAGATCGAGGCTTCGGACGCCGATCTGCTGGTCTGCATCCATGCCAATTCGGGTGGAACCGCCAACGGCTATCTCGGTGCCAACGGCACAAGCACCTACTATAACAACCCATTTTGGGGCGGCTTCGCCCGCATGGTCTACCGGCGCTTGCTCGAGCTGCCCTTGCAGGAGTTCGGCTGCGTGGGCTCGTTCAATTACCGGATCATCCGCATGACATCACGCCCGGCGATCCTGGTGGAGCTGGCCTTTATGTCGCATGCCGAGGATGAGGAGAAGCTTTTTGCAGCGGAATTCCGGCAGCAGCTTGCGGAAAAGATTCTGGCGGGAATCGGAGATTTTGCAGCGATTAACGGGAGATGA
- a CDS encoding AMP nucleosidase has translation MPKEPLSTHFSYPFQNNLIYNNPEKRKIALDMLERYTGSEAAAFQPYIILTNFHKYLKVFQERAQTASTSGSAFSAVHDPRGHISMIDFKIGAPTAAMIIEMLSTIEPQAVLFLGMCGGLHRSLQLGDFILPMAAIRDEGVSGHFIPPQVPSLPTFKIQKFVSQIIVENGLDYRTGVVHTTDYRFWEFDDTFKAILYEERAIGIDMECAALFSVGFVSKVPIGALLLVSDLPLQKGGIKTKESSRKVFSSFTEKHIEIGISAMTEIQKRGEHIRHYRW, from the coding sequence ATGCCGAAAGAACCTTTATCCACGCATTTCAGCTACCCCTTTCAGAACAATCTGATCTATAACAATCCGGAAAAACGCAAGATCGCGCTGGACATGCTCGAGCGCTATACGGGCTCGGAAGCGGCAGCTTTTCAGCCTTATATCATCCTCACCAATTTCCACAAATACCTCAAAGTATTTCAGGAGCGCGCGCAAACAGCGTCGACCTCGGGATCGGCCTTTTCGGCGGTGCACGATCCTCGTGGCCATATCAGCATGATCGATTTCAAGATCGGAGCGCCTACTGCAGCGATGATCATCGAGATGTTGAGCACGATCGAGCCCCAGGCGGTCCTCTTCCTGGGGATGTGCGGCGGATTGCATCGCTCGCTCCAACTCGGGGATTTCATCCTCCCCATGGCTGCGATTCGTGACGAGGGCGTCAGCGGCCATTTCATCCCTCCCCAGGTGCCCTCGCTGCCCACCTTCAAGATTCAAAAATTTGTCAGCCAGATCATCGTCGAGAATGGCCTGGATTACCGTACCGGCGTGGTCCATACCACCGACTACCGCTTCTGGGAATTCGATGATACCTTCAAGGCGATCCTTTATGAGGAACGGGCTATCGGCATCGACATGGAATGCGCCGCCCTTTTCAGCGTCGGATTCGTTAGCAAGGTGCCTATCGGTGCGCTGCTTCTGGTCTCCGATTTGCCGCTGCAAAAGGGAGGGATCAAGACCAAGGAATCATCCCGCAAGGTCTTTTCGAGCTTCACGGAAAAACACATCGAAATCGGGATCTCTGCAATGACGGAGATTCAAAAACGCGGCGAGCATATCCGGCATTATCGCTGGTGA
- a CDS encoding amino acid permease: protein MAFQYFKRKPLEMLLEEMKGENRLRRILGPVQLSSLGVGAIIGTGIFVLTGIAAHDKAGPALMVSFMIAGLACIFAAFCYAEFASMVPVAGSAYTYAYATLGELFAWIIGWDLVLEYTVASAAVAHGWSHYFQALLAFFNLKLPLSIARAPFDYDPALGQFISTGAVIDLPALIITTVITIILIKGIRESASFNVAMVITKLVVVVFVIGVGAFYIDPKNWHPFAPYGYSGLSFFGKTILGQQGPGGEPLGMLAGAAVIFFAYIGFDSVSTHAEEARNPRKDVPIGIVSSLMICTVLYILVSMVLTGMVPYNQINIDAPVADAFRQVGLPWAQLLIAIGALAGITSVLLVMELSQPRILLAMARDGLVPSGFFGAIHEKFRTPWKSTILTGTVIGLLAAFLPLRILAELVNIGTLLAFVIVCAAVLVMRYTHPEAERPFRVPFSPVFPILGILFCLVLMFSLPVENWLRLFVWLLIGIIIYFSYGRYHSVMFCQVNGKKAE, encoded by the coding sequence ATGGCCTTTCAGTACTTCAAGCGCAAACCTCTGGAGATGCTATTAGAGGAGATGAAAGGGGAGAACAGGCTGCGCCGGATCCTGGGGCCGGTTCAGTTGAGCAGCCTGGGCGTGGGAGCGATCATCGGCACGGGTATTTTCGTGCTCACCGGCATCGCGGCCCATGACAAGGCCGGGCCGGCCCTGATGGTCTCGTTTATGATCGCCGGCTTGGCGTGTATCTTTGCCGCTTTCTGCTACGCCGAGTTCGCCTCCATGGTGCCGGTGGCGGGCTCAGCCTACACCTATGCCTACGCCACTCTGGGCGAGCTTTTCGCTTGGATCATTGGCTGGGATCTGGTACTTGAATATACGGTGGCCTCGGCCGCGGTGGCGCACGGCTGGTCGCATTATTTCCAGGCCTTGCTCGCCTTTTTCAATTTGAAACTACCCCTGTCCATCGCCCGAGCGCCCTTCGATTATGATCCGGCGCTCGGACAGTTCATCTCGACCGGCGCCGTCATCGATCTGCCGGCGCTGATCATCACGACCGTCATTACGATTATCCTGATCAAGGGTATTCGCGAGAGCGCCTCGTTTAATGTGGCCATGGTGATCACCAAGCTGGTGGTCGTCGTTTTTGTGATAGGTGTGGGCGCCTTTTATATCGATCCCAAGAACTGGCATCCCTTCGCTCCGTATGGCTACTCCGGCCTCTCTTTCTTCGGCAAAACGATTCTTGGTCAGCAAGGGCCGGGCGGTGAACCGCTCGGAATGCTGGCAGGAGCGGCGGTGATTTTTTTCGCCTATATTGGCTTCGACTCGGTCTCGACTCATGCTGAAGAGGCGCGTAATCCCCGCAAGGATGTCCCGATCGGTATTGTCTCCTCTCTGATGATCTGCACGGTGCTTTACATCCTGGTTTCCATGGTTCTCACCGGCATGGTGCCCTATAATCAGATCAATATCGACGCCCCGGTCGCCGATGCCTTCCGCCAGGTGGGGCTGCCCTGGGCGCAGCTGCTCATTGCGATCGGCGCCCTGGCGGGGATCACCTCGGTGCTGCTTGTCATGGAGTTGAGTCAGCCGCGCATCTTGCTGGCGATGGCGCGCGATGGACTGGTGCCGTCCGGATTCTTCGGGGCGATCCATGAAAAATTCCGCACGCCTTGGAAATCCACCATCCTGACCGGCACAGTCATCGGCCTCCTGGCTGCCTTTTTGCCCTTGCGTATTCTTGCCGAGCTGGTCAATATCGGCACCTTGCTCGCCTTCGTTATCGTCTGTGCGGCGGTGCTGGTGATGCGCTACACCCATCCGGAGGCTGAACGTCCTTTCCGGGTGCCATTCAGTCCGGTCTTTCCGATCCTCGGCATCCTGTTTTGCCTGGTGCTGATGTTTTCGCTGCCGGTCGAGAACTGGCTGCGGCTCTTCGTCTGGCTCCTGATCGGCATCATCATCTACTTTTCCTACGGACGCTATCATAGCGTGATGTTTTGTCAGGTCAACGGGAAAAAAGCGGAGTGA
- a CDS encoding 4Fe-4S dicluster domain-containing protein, with amino-acid sequence MSAHAALVDQSTALADRLYRSTGVDVNRCYQCGKCSAGCPLAAEMEYPSSVLMRLLQIRQPEMDEKALRSHSIWLCLSCETCFCRCPMEIDIPKVADFLRAEAARQNKVHRQARNILRFHKSFLDVIHYTGRLYEVGLIADYKSRSWNLLQDVAMAPVLYLKGKLELLPHRVKNRRALRRLYQQSIDKEDRS; translated from the coding sequence ATGAGTGCGCATGCCGCCCTCGTTGATCAGAGTACTGCTCTGGCCGACAGGCTCTATCGCAGCACGGGAGTCGATGTCAACCGCTGTTATCAATGCGGAAAATGTTCTGCCGGGTGCCCTCTGGCAGCCGAGATGGAGTATCCCTCGAGCGTACTGATGCGCCTGCTGCAGATTCGCCAGCCCGAAATGGATGAAAAGGCGCTGCGCTCGCACAGCATCTGGCTCTGCCTCTCCTGCGAGACCTGTTTCTGCCGCTGCCCCATGGAGATCGACATCCCCAAGGTGGCCGACTTTCTCCGCGCTGAAGCGGCGCGGCAGAACAAGGTCCATCGCCAGGCCCGGAATATTCTGCGTTTCCACAAGTCCTTTTTGGATGTCATCCACTATACCGGCCGGCTCTACGAAGTAGGACTGATTGCCGATTACAAATCCCGCAGCTGGAATCTGCTGCAGGATGTGGCGATGGCCCCGGTGCTTTATCTCAAGGGCAAACTGGAGCTGCTGCCGCATCGGGTGAAGAACCGCCGCGCCTTGCGCCGGCTTTACCAGCAGAGCATCGACAAGGAGGACCGGTCATGA
- a CDS encoding CoB--CoM heterodisulfide reductase iron-sulfur subunit B family protein: MKMGYYPGCSIGGSSREYGESLLAVAAELDLQLEAVTDWNCCGASAAHNLNKKLSLALPARNLGLAEKQQFAELLVPCAACFSRLAATRIELEEDDALRSEIEGVIEMPLGRMPQALNILDLLQRIFPPELNGRLRKPFAYKVACYYGCLLVRPPRIARFDRVEDPQVMDEIMRRIGADPIEWAFKTECCGAGLSIPRTDLVGKLGGKILEDAVSRGAEAIIVACPMCHSNLDMRRSAINKALGKKYDIPILYITQAIGLALGLEPKKLGLHRHIVPVRLPERAAKPVLKPVSAQEES; encoded by the coding sequence ATGAAGATGGGTTATTATCCCGGCTGCTCCATCGGGGGTTCCTCGCGTGAATATGGTGAATCCCTGTTAGCCGTCGCCGCCGAGTTGGATCTGCAGCTGGAGGCGGTGACCGACTGGAACTGCTGCGGCGCGAGCGCGGCCCACAATCTCAATAAAAAGCTCTCGCTGGCCCTGCCGGCGCGCAATCTCGGTCTGGCTGAAAAACAGCAGTTCGCGGAACTCCTCGTCCCATGCGCTGCCTGTTTCAGCCGCCTGGCCGCCACGCGGATCGAGCTGGAGGAGGACGATGCCCTGCGGAGCGAGATCGAAGGGGTGATCGAAATGCCCCTCGGCCGCATGCCGCAGGCCCTGAATATTCTGGATTTGCTGCAAAGGATCTTTCCGCCGGAGCTGAATGGGCGCCTACGCAAGCCTTTCGCCTACAAGGTCGCCTGTTATTACGGCTGTCTGTTGGTGCGTCCGCCCAGGATCGCCCGTTTCGACCGTGTTGAGGATCCCCAGGTGATGGACGAAATCATGCGGCGCATCGGGGCGGATCCGATCGAATGGGCCTTTAAAACCGAGTGCTGCGGCGCCGGACTTTCGATTCCCCGGACGGATCTCGTCGGCAAACTCGGAGGCAAGATCCTCGAAGATGCGGTCAGCCGCGGGGCCGAGGCGATCATCGTCGCCTGTCCGATGTGCCACAGCAATCTCGATATGCGACGCAGCGCCATCAACAAGGCCCTCGGGAAAAAATATGACATTCCGATCCTCTATATCACCCAGGCCATCGGCCTGGCTCTCGGCCTTGAACCCAAAAAACTCGGACTGCACCGTCACATTGTGCCCGTACGTCTGCCGGAACGCGCCGCCAAGCCCGTTCTGAAGCCCGTTTCCGCCCAAGAGGAGTCCTGA
- a CDS encoding CoB--CoM heterodisulfide reductase iron-sulfur subunit A family protein, whose translation MSRIGVFVCHCGENISATVDCGRVAEVCGRIPGVAHSIDYKYMCSDPGQNMIREAIREKKLDGVVVASCSPRMHEPTFRRACEEAGLNPYLCEMANLREHCSWVHEKGEATTEKAIDLVRILVEKVKRNQPLFPIKVPVIKTALVLGGGIAGIQSALDIANAGHKVIMVEREPSIGGHMSQLSETFPTLDCSQCILTPRMVEVAQHPNITLYTYAELESLDGFIGNFKARIRKKSRSLDEKLCTGCGLCTTKCPNKRIPSEFNARLGQRTAIYVPFPQAVPNKPVIDRTHCTYYTKGKCRVCEKVCPTQAIRFDQPDEIIEHEVGAVVVATGFNVKESDFFPEYGYGRYKDVISGLQFERLLSASGPTLGEMKRPSDGKTPEKVVFVACAGSRDKAKGIEYCSKICCMYTAKHAMLYKHKVHHGEAYVFYMDIRAAGKMYDEFTRRAIEEDHVHYIRGRVSRIYERDGKLIVQGADTLLNAMPVEIEADLVVLATAGVANEGAEALAQKLHVSYDAHNFFVEAHPKLRPVETNTAGVFLAGACQAPKDIPESVGQASGTAAKVAALFSKDELTREPLIAMVNRCDPPLYSTCVGCFLCQSACPYQAIEREEIRDRSGKLIKTVARVNPGLCQGCGTCVAFCRSKSIDIQGYTHEQVYAEVMELFA comes from the coding sequence ATGTCACGAATCGGCGTATTCGTCTGTCACTGCGGGGAGAATATCAGCGCCACGGTCGACTGCGGCCGGGTAGCTGAGGTCTGCGGCAGGATCCCCGGTGTCGCCCACAGCATCGATTACAAATACATGTGCTCGGATCCGGGCCAAAACATGATCCGCGAGGCCATCCGCGAGAAAAAGCTGGATGGTGTAGTCGTCGCCTCCTGTTCGCCGCGCATGCACGAACCCACTTTCCGCCGCGCCTGTGAGGAGGCCGGTCTCAATCCCTATCTGTGTGAGATGGCCAATCTCCGCGAGCATTGCTCCTGGGTACACGAAAAGGGGGAGGCGACCACAGAGAAAGCGATCGATCTGGTGCGCATCCTGGTCGAAAAGGTCAAGCGCAACCAGCCCCTCTTCCCGATCAAGGTGCCGGTGATCAAGACCGCCCTGGTGCTCGGCGGAGGCATCGCCGGCATTCAGTCGGCCCTTGACATCGCCAACGCCGGCCACAAGGTGATCATGGTCGAACGCGAGCCCTCCATCGGCGGCCATATGTCGCAGCTCTCCGAGACCTTTCCAACCCTGGATTGTTCGCAGTGCATTCTCACACCACGCATGGTGGAGGTGGCCCAGCATCCCAACATCACCCTCTATACTTATGCCGAGCTTGAGAGCCTCGACGGTTTCATCGGCAACTTCAAGGCGCGCATCCGCAAGAAATCGCGCAGCCTCGACGAAAAACTCTGTACCGGCTGCGGCCTTTGCACCACCAAGTGCCCCAACAAGCGCATTCCGAGCGAATTCAACGCCCGGCTCGGCCAGCGGACCGCCATTTATGTGCCCTTCCCTCAGGCGGTGCCCAACAAGCCGGTCATCGACCGGACTCACTGCACCTATTACACCAAGGGAAAATGTCGGGTCTGCGAGAAGGTCTGCCCGACGCAGGCGATCCGTTTCGATCAGCCCGACGAGATCATAGAGCATGAGGTTGGCGCCGTGGTGGTCGCCACCGGCTTCAACGTCAAGGAGAGCGATTTCTTCCCCGAATACGGCTACGGCCGTTACAAGGATGTCATCAGCGGCCTGCAGTTCGAGCGTCTGCTCTCGGCCTCCGGGCCGACCCTGGGCGAGATGAAGCGGCCTTCGGATGGCAAGACTCCGGAAAAGGTGGTCTTTGTCGCCTGCGCCGGCTCGCGCGACAAGGCCAAGGGCATTGAGTACTGCTCCAAGATCTGCTGCATGTATACGGCCAAACATGCCATGCTCTACAAGCACAAGGTTCACCATGGCGAGGCCTATGTCTTTTACATGGACATCCGCGCCGCCGGCAAGATGTACGACGAGTTCACCCGACGTGCCATTGAGGAGGACCATGTCCATTATATCCGCGGCCGGGTCTCCCGCATTTATGAACGCGATGGCAAATTGATCGTCCAGGGGGCGGATACCTTGCTCAATGCCATGCCGGTCGAGATCGAGGCCGATCTGGTCGTCCTCGCGACCGCCGGGGTGGCCAACGAAGGAGCGGAAGCCCTGGCGCAAAAGCTGCATGTGAGCTACGACGCGCATAACTTTTTCGTTGAAGCCCACCCCAAGTTGCGTCCAGTCGAGACCAATACGGCTGGGGTTTTTCTTGCCGGCGCCTGCCAGGCCCCCAAGGACATCCCCGAGTCGGTGGGTCAGGCCTCCGGCACCGCCGCCAAGGTGGCCGCGCTTTTTTCAAAGGATGAACTGACGCGCGAGCCGCTGATCGCCATGGTCAACCGCTGCGACCCGCCACTCTACTCGACTTGTGTCGGCTGTTTCCTTTGCCAGTCGGCCTGTCCCTACCAGGCAATCGAGCGGGAGGAGATCCGCGACCGCAGCGGCAAGCTGATCAAGACGGTGGCCAGGGTTAATCCCGGCCTCTGTCAAGGCTGCGGCACCTGCGTGGCCTTCTGCCGCTCCAAATCGATCGATATCCAGGGCTATACCCACGAGCAGGTCTATGCCGAGGTAATGGAGCTCTTCGCTTGA
- a CDS encoding hydrogenase iron-sulfur subunit, translating into MEEIMDFEPKIVAFVCNWCTYAGADLTGTSRIKYATNVRIIRFPCTGRIDFMLLLKAFAQGADGVIVSGCHPNDCHYTSGNFHARRRWIAFMELAEFMGIDTARIQFSWVSAAEGAKWAEVVNTTVDKVRKLGPYTAYHEMAAAGIM; encoded by the coding sequence ATGGAAGAGATCATGGACTTTGAACCGAAAATCGTTGCCTTTGTCTGCAATTGGTGCACCTATGCCGGAGCGGACCTCACCGGCACCAGCCGGATCAAGTATGCCACCAATGTGCGCATCATCCGCTTCCCCTGCACCGGCCGCATTGATTTTATGCTGCTGCTCAAGGCCTTCGCTCAGGGAGCCGACGGCGTGATCGTCTCGGGATGCCATCCCAACGACTGCCACTACACCTCAGGCAATTTTCATGCGCGCCGCCGCTGGATCGCCTTCATGGAGCTGGCTGAATTCATGGGGATCGACACGGCGCGCATCCAGTTTTCCTGGGTATCCGCCGCGGAAGGGGCCAAATGGGCTGAAGTCGTCAATACCACCGTCGACAAGGTGCGCAAACTGGGACCTTATACCGCCTACCACGAGATGGCAGCGGCCGGGATCATGTAA